The Paenibacillus tianjinensis genome has a window encoding:
- the ccsA gene encoding cytochrome c biogenesis protein CcsA, with the protein MSLLDFSSDVFIAAFFLYSGAFMLFTIAIMGRRWSGRKPEEHTARWGRIAFIASSVGLLCHIAYFITRWMGSGHIPVSNMYEFMTFLSMMVMVAFTVIFAIYRKIILGVFAVPISIIVMAYAAVFPQEVQPLIPSLKSIYLNIHVTLAALGESFFAVGFAAGLMYLLRTVNFASKERSDRKQQRLVEFTLFSIIVIIGFLGSVFAFRSAGYESVFVRSNVTIDSSGQEDSTIEKVSYKMPPIVAPYHSETEVFQSFLGIKQPLFEAPSWMNGVNAGRKFNTVIWSLLSGLILYGILRLAVRKPLGNAIHPVLDGIDENDLDEITYRAIAIGFPIFTLGALIFAMIWAQVAWGRFWGWDPKEVWALVTWLFYSAYLHLRLARGWQGRKSAWLAVLGFLVVMFTLVGVNLVIAGLHSYAGTD; encoded by the coding sequence ATGAGCCTGCTCGATTTCAGCAGTGATGTCTTTATAGCCGCATTCTTTTTATACAGCGGTGCATTTATGTTGTTCACGATCGCCATCATGGGCCGCCGGTGGTCCGGCAGAAAGCCCGAGGAGCATACCGCCCGCTGGGGAAGAATCGCTTTTATTGCCTCTTCCGTAGGGCTGCTCTGCCATATCGCTTATTTCATTACCCGCTGGATGGGCTCGGGGCATATTCCCGTCAGCAATATGTATGAATTCATGACCTTTTTATCGATGATGGTGATGGTGGCCTTTACGGTGATCTTTGCCATCTACCGCAAAATCATTCTAGGGGTATTCGCAGTTCCAATTTCTATTATAGTGATGGCGTATGCGGCGGTGTTTCCGCAGGAGGTTCAGCCGCTGATTCCATCATTGAAATCCATTTATCTGAATATCCACGTCACGCTTGCTGCGCTCGGGGAATCCTTTTTCGCCGTCGGTTTTGCCGCCGGACTGATGTACTTGCTGCGCACTGTTAATTTTGCGAGCAAGGAGCGGAGTGACCGCAAGCAGCAGAGGCTGGTTGAATTTACTCTCTTTTCAATCATTGTTATAATTGGATTTCTCGGGAGTGTATTTGCCTTCCGCAGTGCCGGATACGAATCTGTTTTTGTCCGCAGCAACGTTACGATTGACAGCTCCGGGCAGGAAGATAGTACAATAGAGAAAGTGAGTTATAAAATGCCGCCGATTGTGGCACCTTACCATAGCGAAACAGAGGTTTTCCAGTCGTTTCTTGGAATAAAACAGCCGCTGTTCGAAGCACCCTCATGGATGAATGGCGTTAATGCCGGACGAAAGTTCAATACCGTTATATGGTCGCTGCTTTCCGGTCTCATTTTATACGGAATTCTTCGTCTTGCTGTGCGCAAACCGCTGGGCAATGCAATTCATCCGGTACTGGACGGAATTGACGAGAATGATCTTGATGAAATTACGTACAGGGCGATTGCCATCGGCTTTCCGATTTTTACACTGGGGGCATTGATCTTTGCAATGATCTGGGCTCAGGTTGCCTGGGGCCGGTTTTGGGGCTGGGACCCCAAGGAGGTCTGGGCGCTTGTTACATGGCTGTTCTACAGTGCATATCTCCATTTGCGGCTGGCACGCGGGTGGCAGGGACGCAAGTCCGCATGGCTCGCCGTATTGGGTTTTTTGGTTGTAATGTTTACCCTTGTAGGTGTAAATCTGGTCATCGCCGGGCTTCATTCTTATGCGGGGACAGACTGA
- a CDS encoding pseudouridine synthase gives MERLQKILAQAGVASRRKCEEMILAGKVEVNGELVTTLGTKVDPEQDIIKVAGKLIRGENKIYIMFNKPKGVITSASDDKGRKVVTDYLKGIKERVYPVGRLDYDTEGLLLLTNDGEFANLLTHPKHHVPKTYLATVKGIPHGTALDKLKAGIKLEDGMTAPAEVEYKDVDEVNKESVISITIHEGRNRQVRRMFEAIAHPVIRLKRISFGDILLQNLKRGSYRHLTKDEINHLQQIAKAGALKANTTRKDT, from the coding sequence ATGGAAAGATTACAGAAAATTTTGGCGCAAGCAGGTGTTGCGTCCAGACGCAAATGTGAAGAAATGATTTTGGCCGGTAAAGTGGAAGTCAACGGGGAACTCGTAACTACGCTTGGCACGAAGGTGGACCCCGAACAAGATATTATTAAAGTGGCCGGTAAGCTGATCCGGGGCGAGAATAAAATCTACATCATGTTCAACAAGCCCAAAGGCGTGATCACCAGCGCATCCGATGATAAGGGCCGCAAGGTAGTAACAGACTATCTGAAGGGCATCAAAGAGCGCGTATATCCTGTAGGCCGTTTGGATTATGACACGGAAGGGCTGCTGCTGCTGACGAATGACGGGGAGTTTGCTAATCTGCTTACCCATCCGAAGCATCACGTGCCGAAGACGTATCTGGCCACGGTCAAGGGTATACCGCACGGAACAGCCCTGGACAAGCTTAAGGCGGGCATCAAGCTGGAGGACGGTATGACCGCTCCGGCGGAAGTGGAATACAAGGATGTGGATGAAGTGAATAAGGAATCCGTCATCAGCATTACGATTCATGAAGGACGCAACCGTCAGGTACGCCGCATGTTCGAAGCGATTGCCCACCCTGTGATCCGTCTGAAACGGATTTCCTTCGGGGACATTTTGCTGCAGAATCTTAAGCGCGGCTCCTACCGCCATCTGACCAAGGATGAAATTAACCATCTGCAGCAAATTGCTAAGGCTGGTGCGCTAAAAGCAAATACGACACGCAAAGACACATAA
- a CDS encoding 3-oxoacyl-[acyl-carrier-protein] synthase III C-terminal domain-containing protein, whose amino-acid sequence MAGIRIKDIDIYHPSKKIDNDFFIQHFDEKGIDIRGLLTALGRESRYSIDNEEENSLTMAFEAASNVLDKTGLTGADIDLIAYASQTPEYIFPTNSLMIHRLIGGASHTICIDSNANCAGMTASVEQVSRQMMANPRIRRALVIGSDHVAPHADRNDPVYYANFGDAAAAVILERDENSVGFIDSIYQTDTCVYGNSMFPAEGMANLGRRGVGKGEFNVKFIPFDDSICVDAASESINTLLSDNGIAPETIKAACFSQLSLPNIRAVSDKTGIGSDAAVYIGDEFGYTSTSSPFVALHKAVTTGKIERGDKVLFWTVGAGWQNVAFVMEY is encoded by the coding sequence ATGGCCGGAATACGTATTAAGGATATTGATATCTATCATCCAAGTAAAAAGATTGATAATGACTTTTTCATACAGCATTTTGATGAAAAGGGTATAGATATCCGCGGACTCCTGACAGCTCTGGGCCGTGAGAGCCGCTACAGTATTGACAACGAGGAAGAGAATTCCCTGACTATGGCCTTTGAGGCAGCAAGCAATGTACTGGACAAGACAGGCCTTACCGGTGCTGACATTGACCTTATCGCTTATGCCAGTCAGACTCCTGAATACATCTTTCCTACGAACTCGCTGATGATTCACCGGCTGATCGGCGGTGCCTCCCATACCATTTGCATCGACAGCAATGCGAACTGCGCCGGTATGACCGCTTCTGTAGAACAGGTAAGCCGCCAGATGATGGCTAACCCGAGAATCCGCCGGGCACTGGTTATCGGATCGGACCACGTGGCGCCGCATGCCGACAGGAATGATCCGGTCTACTATGCCAACTTCGGAGACGCTGCCGCGGCAGTGATCCTCGAGCGTGATGAGAATTCCGTTGGCTTCATCGATTCCATTTACCAGACAGACACCTGCGTCTATGGCAATTCGATGTTCCCTGCAGAAGGGATGGCGAACCTTGGCCGCCGCGGGGTAGGCAAAGGTGAGTTCAACGTAAAGTTTATTCCTTTTGACGATTCCATTTGTGTGGATGCAGCCTCAGAGTCTATCAATACGCTTCTGAGTGATAACGGGATTGCTCCTGAAACCATTAAAGCGGCATGCTTCTCCCAGTTATCCCTGCCAAACATTCGTGCCGTATCTGACAAAACCGGTATCGGCAGCGACGCTGCCGTCTATATCGGCGATGAGTTCGGCTATACTTCGACGAGCAGCCCCTTTGTCGCTCTTCATAAAGCAGTGACTACCGGCAAGATTGAGCGGGGCGACAAGGTTCTTTTCTGGACGGTCGGCGCCGGCTGGCAGAACGTAGCCTTTGTGATGGAATACTAA
- a CDS encoding redoxin domain-containing protein — MGKARKPIQIVILSVILLLGGYAIGSSVFGGDGKPREGGKAPSFELLGLDGLTHTLEEYKGKSVVLNFWGSWCGPCVKEMPALQAQWEKWKDQGVVVIGVNVGEDQMTVENFVKLVDIDFPVVMDSGRSAVRSYGVSPLPTTFFINTKGKVDSIHIGQLDLDSLDGQIGKLVNP, encoded by the coding sequence GTGGGCAAAGCGAGAAAGCCGATTCAAATCGTAATTCTTTCAGTAATACTTTTGCTTGGAGGTTATGCAATCGGTTCCTCGGTGTTCGGGGGAGACGGAAAGCCCAGGGAAGGTGGTAAAGCGCCATCCTTTGAGCTGCTTGGCCTCGACGGCTTGACCCATACGCTTGAGGAGTACAAGGGCAAGTCGGTGGTGCTTAATTTCTGGGGTTCCTGGTGCGGCCCTTGCGTGAAGGAGATGCCTGCTCTGCAGGCACAATGGGAGAAGTGGAAGGATCAAGGAGTTGTAGTCATTGGAGTGAACGTCGGCGAAGACCAGATGACGGTGGAGAATTTCGTCAAGCTGGTTGACATCGATTTCCCGGTTGTCATGGACTCCGGGCGCAGCGCTGTCCGCAGTTATGGCGTTTCTCCTTTGCCTACTACTTTTTTCATTAATACTAAGGGCAAAGTGGACAGCATTCATATCGGGCAGCTCGATCTGGATTCACTTGACGGGCAAATCGGAAAGCTGGTGAACCCATGA
- the resB gene encoding cytochrome c biogenesis protein ResB, with the protein MNGREPLISNTKCECGHQNPVGTVLCEACGKPLDEKDRESADNLEMRYDGVARRSQRVNPGIIDLVWNFFSSVKIAIYLIVLTLLGSMLGTIFPQESTFLNIDASTYYKETYGTAGNIYYRLGLSHTYESWWFVTLLVMIGASLVICSLDRVLPLYKALTRQKIRKHRQFLTRQKVVLVTKVEEEPEVWVARLSEPLRKKGYRVKTDGGALLAEKHRFSRWGPYVIHIGLIIFLLAVLARGLPGLNMDQHLAFPQGEVTKIPDTTYYLKNEKFTVEFYTDEEMPEEFRGKKVLPKLYETKAVLYECTADCTDPSKEPKLSEVAVHDIQVNSPLSYKGLKAYQFDYDLTPVLRSVQPELVNSATGEGYGKFKLDMKNPQRTYQSGPYTLSLKEKYMDFGLNDEGQPVSKSPYPNAPAFLFLITGPDLPAEGQQYFYFPKQVDKEQFQQQAINDKLGGSGRFLELEVQGMSDVDFAESTTYLNIRVDRAMPFVWVGAGIVMLGLVLGFYWQHRRIWLNLENGELVLGGHTNKNWFGFRREIVSILYKVDVIVDEKSLDNGGGLA; encoded by the coding sequence ATGAACGGGCGGGAGCCGCTGATCAGCAATACCAAATGTGAATGCGGCCATCAGAATCCGGTAGGTACCGTACTCTGTGAAGCCTGCGGCAAGCCGCTGGACGAGAAGGACCGCGAGTCTGCGGACAATCTCGAAATGCGCTATGACGGTGTTGCCCGCCGTTCACAGCGTGTGAACCCGGGGATAATCGACCTGGTCTGGAACTTTTTCTCCTCTGTCAAAATAGCGATTTACCTGATTGTACTGACTCTGCTGGGTTCCATGCTGGGCACGATTTTTCCCCAGGAGAGCACCTTTCTTAATATTGATGCCTCAACCTATTACAAAGAAACGTACGGAACAGCCGGGAATATTTATTATAGACTCGGCCTTTCGCACACCTATGAATCCTGGTGGTTTGTAACACTGCTGGTGATGATTGGCGCTTCACTCGTCATCTGCAGTTTAGACCGTGTCCTTCCGCTGTATAAGGCGCTGACCCGGCAGAAGATCCGGAAGCACCGCCAATTCCTGACCCGCCAGAAGGTTGTGCTGGTAACGAAGGTGGAGGAGGAACCGGAAGTCTGGGTGGCCCGGCTAAGTGAACCGCTGAGGAAAAAGGGCTACCGCGTCAAGACGGACGGAGGCGCATTGCTGGCCGAGAAACACCGCTTTAGCCGCTGGGGACCGTATGTAATACATATTGGTCTAATTATATTTTTGCTCGCTGTATTGGCGAGAGGATTGCCGGGACTCAACATGGACCAGCATCTTGCCTTTCCGCAGGGTGAGGTTACGAAGATTCCGGATACGACGTATTATCTGAAAAACGAGAAGTTCACCGTTGAATTCTATACGGATGAGGAAATGCCTGAGGAGTTCCGCGGCAAAAAAGTTCTGCCCAAGCTGTACGAGACCAAGGCTGTGCTCTATGAATGTACTGCAGACTGTACCGACCCGTCCAAGGAGCCTAAGCTTTCAGAAGTTGCCGTTCATGACATCCAGGTGAACTCGCCGCTTAGCTACAAAGGTTTGAAAGCGTATCAGTTTGACTATGACCTGACCCCTGTGCTGCGTTCCGTGCAGCCGGAGCTCGTTAACAGCGCTACCGGAGAAGGGTATGGCAAATTCAAGCTTGATATGAAGAACCCGCAGCGCACATACCAGTCCGGGCCTTACACCCTTTCGCTCAAAGAAAAATATATGGATTTCGGCTTGAACGATGAGGGACAGCCGGTCTCCAAATCGCCTTATCCGAATGCGCCCGCATTCCTCTTCCTCATTACAGGGCCGGATCTGCCGGCGGAGGGGCAGCAATATTTTTATTTTCCGAAACAGGTGGATAAAGAGCAGTTCCAGCAGCAGGCCATCAATGACAAGCTGGGTGGCAGCGGACGTTTTCTGGAGCTTGAAGTGCAGGGCATGAGCGATGTTGATTTTGCTGAATCCACAACCTATCTCAACATCCGTGTAGACCGGGCGATGCCCTTTGTCTGGGTGGGTGCAGGGATCGTAATGCTTGGACTCGTGCTGGGCTTTTACTGGCAGCATAGACGCATTTGGTTAAATCTTGAGAACGGTGAGCTTGTCCTTGGAGGGCACACTAACAAGAATTGGTTCGGCTTCCGCCGTGAGATCGTTTCTATTCTGTACAAGGTAGACGTCATAGTCGATGAAAAATCATTGGACAACGGAGGAGGTCTGGCATGA
- a CDS encoding peptidoglycan recognition protein family protein gives MEYKGFILHHSRCPSINGKGFDFWVAKDGEIYAGPLLTDPDHIHVCLEGNYGEQEEASQLTGRKRQLFAAGKLILELAARYEISPLLIEPHSNSCPGGFFPWNELVIYPADGYH, from the coding sequence ATGGAATATAAAGGGTTCATACTGCATCATTCCCGCTGTCCGTCTATTAATGGGAAAGGATTTGACTTTTGGGTGGCCAAGGATGGCGAAATCTACGCCGGCCCCCTGTTAACAGACCCGGATCATATCCATGTCTGTCTGGAGGGGAACTACGGGGAGCAAGAGGAAGCTTCGCAGCTGACTGGCCGTAAAAGACAGCTGTTTGCTGCAGGCAAGCTCATTTTGGAGCTGGCTGCACGTTATGAAATATCCCCTTTGCTCATCGAACCGCATAGCAATTCGTGCCCGGGAGGATTTTTTCCATGGAATGAACTTGTGATTTATCCCGCTGATGGTTATCATTAA
- the glpK gene encoding glycerol kinase GlpK: MILSLDQGTTSSRAILFNQQAGMVSQGQYEIKQSFPRPGWVEHDPEQIWESQLSAARDAIQASGITAEEISCIGITNQRETALIWDKATGEPIYPAIVWQDRRTAEQCEEIKRQGLAAEIARKTGLVVDAYFSATKLAWILDHVTGARERAERGELLAGTIDSWLIWKLTGGAVHATDVTNASRTMLFNLHERRWDEQLIEQLRIPRLMLPEVRMSGGDFGTAEARWFGAEIPICSVLGDQQAALFGHTCLEAGSAKNTYGTGCFILMNTGTEPVASKHGLLTTVAWGMGDELYYALEGSVFVAGAAVQWLHEGLGLIEGPSDSENKAAEVVDSEGVVVVPAFTGLGAPYWDMYARGAVFGLTRGTTAGHLVRATLESLAFQSRDVIGAMEKDAGMPLTGLRVDGGAVRNDLLMQFQADILGSEVTRTTYAETTALGAALLAGLTSGIWSREQLESFNKAEKDFLPQMGEEERERRYDAWKDAVSRTMGWEKHESRG; encoded by the coding sequence ATGATTTTATCATTGGACCAAGGCACGACCAGCTCTCGGGCCATCCTTTTTAATCAGCAGGCGGGTATGGTTTCCCAGGGGCAATATGAGATTAAGCAGTCCTTTCCCCGCCCGGGGTGGGTGGAGCATGATCCCGAGCAGATCTGGGAGAGCCAGCTCTCAGCGGCCAGAGATGCGATTCAGGCCAGCGGAATAACGGCTGAGGAAATATCATGTATCGGCATCACAAATCAGCGCGAAACCGCACTGATTTGGGACAAAGCAACGGGAGAACCGATTTATCCGGCCATCGTGTGGCAGGACCGGCGTACGGCAGAACAGTGTGAGGAGATCAAACGTCAAGGCCTGGCTGCTGAAATCGCCCGCAAGACAGGTCTGGTGGTGGATGCCTATTTCTCGGCTACCAAGCTGGCCTGGATTCTAGATCATGTTACAGGTGCCAGGGAACGTGCTGAGCGGGGAGAGCTGCTTGCCGGGACAATTGACAGTTGGCTTATCTGGAAGCTCACAGGAGGCGCTGTGCACGCTACAGACGTGACGAATGCTTCACGGACCATGCTGTTCAATCTGCATGAACGCAGATGGGACGAGCAGCTCATCGAACAGCTGCGGATTCCCCGCCTCATGCTGCCTGAGGTACGGATGTCCGGCGGCGATTTCGGTACAGCTGAGGCCCGGTGGTTCGGTGCGGAGATTCCTATCTGTTCTGTGCTTGGTGATCAGCAGGCCGCATTATTCGGTCATACATGCCTTGAGGCAGGCAGTGCCAAAAACACATACGGAACAGGCTGCTTTATTCTGATGAACACAGGAACCGAGCCAGTTGCCTCCAAGCATGGTCTGCTGACGACTGTTGCCTGGGGGATGGGGGATGAACTGTATTATGCGCTGGAAGGCAGTGTGTTTGTAGCCGGAGCAGCCGTACAATGGCTTCATGAAGGCCTGGGATTAATCGAAGGGCCGTCTGATTCGGAGAACAAAGCTGCTGAAGTAGTGGACAGTGAAGGCGTTGTGGTCGTGCCTGCCTTTACCGGCCTTGGGGCCCCCTATTGGGATATGTATGCCCGCGGAGCTGTGTTTGGGCTAACCCGGGGCACAACGGCTGGACATCTGGTCCGGGCGACCCTGGAATCGCTGGCCTTCCAGTCACGCGATGTTATCGGCGCCATGGAGAAAGATGCCGGCATGCCGCTGACCGGACTGCGTGTAGACGGCGGTGCGGTACGCAACGACCTGCTGATGCAGTTTCAGGCCGATATTCTCGGCAGTGAGGTGACCCGCACGACCTACGCAGAGACGACAGCGCTCGGGGCTGCCCTGCTGGCAGGGCTAACCTCCGGGATATGGTCTAGGGAACAGCTGGAGAGCTTCAATAAGGCCGAGAAGGACTTCTTGCCCCAGATGGGTGAAGAGGAGCGGGAACGCCGCTATGACGCCTGGAAGGACGCTGTGTCACGGACGATGGGGTGGGAGAAGCATGAAAGCCGAGGTTAG
- a CDS encoding ATP-binding protein: protein MNFWRSLVGKLWVTIICLVAVVLITLGLFLLPYIDSNFANSGAIKRLFMYTCMIGFSLTTFFALFLFTKITQPMQQVIEAANNIRRGEYGTRLNLRTSDEIGQLATSFNHMAEELEENIRSLNHEKGHLSSVLRSMTDAVITFDIDGQIILTNPHGQKLLEAWGDLEPVLEEDSDAEQDLHGGAAGAVPVPLRPVFFSTLSQGGDQRSNVHVRQGVWSVHMAPLYSEGNLRGAVAVLRDVTEEVRLEKMLRDFVANVSHEIRTPLSMMQGYSEALLDGMASSPEESSELVQVIHDESLRMGRLVKDLLDLARMEAGHTDMNKTQVDMDELLERIYRKFSVRAKERDIILELHKTESALLLKSADVDKLEQVLTNLLDNAFRHTPADKHISIITGSAVLEGRRYLEIAIRDEGAGIHPEDLPFIFERFYKADKARVRGESGGTGLGLAIVKNIVESHHGQIFATSKLGEGTTFTLRLPVEKQ from the coding sequence GTGAACTTCTGGAGAAGCCTTGTCGGCAAGCTGTGGGTCACGATCATCTGCCTTGTTGCCGTCGTACTCATTACGCTAGGGCTGTTCCTGCTGCCTTATATCGACAGCAATTTCGCCAATTCCGGGGCGATCAAACGTTTATTTATGTATACCTGTATGATTGGGTTTTCATTGACAACGTTTTTTGCGTTGTTCCTGTTTACGAAGATTACCCAGCCCATGCAGCAGGTGATTGAAGCGGCCAACAATATCCGCCGCGGCGAATACGGCACGAGGCTGAATCTCCGGACAAGCGACGAAATCGGCCAGCTCGCCACATCATTTAATCACATGGCTGAAGAGCTGGAGGAGAATATCCGCAGTCTAAATCACGAGAAGGGACATCTGTCCAGTGTTCTGCGCAGCATGACCGACGCCGTGATTACGTTTGATATTGATGGACAGATCATACTCACGAATCCGCATGGACAGAAGCTGCTGGAGGCCTGGGGGGATCTGGAGCCGGTCCTTGAGGAAGATAGCGATGCTGAGCAGGATCTGCATGGCGGAGCTGCTGGAGCAGTTCCTGTTCCGCTCCGGCCGGTCTTCTTCAGTACACTGAGCCAGGGAGGAGATCAGCGCTCCAATGTGCATGTCCGGCAAGGCGTGTGGTCTGTGCATATGGCTCCGCTGTATTCGGAGGGGAATCTCCGTGGTGCTGTAGCCGTGCTGCGCGATGTAACGGAAGAAGTAAGGCTTGAGAAAATGCTTCGTGATTTCGTAGCGAATGTCTCGCATGAAATCCGCACACCGCTTTCGATGATGCAGGGTTACAGTGAAGCACTCCTGGACGGTATGGCCTCCTCACCGGAAGAGAGCAGTGAGCTTGTGCAGGTTATTCATGATGAATCGCTACGGATGGGCCGGCTTGTTAAAGACCTGCTGGATCTTGCCCGGATGGAAGCGGGGCATACAGATATGAATAAAACACAGGTGGATATGGACGAACTGCTCGAGCGGATCTACCGCAAATTCTCCGTGCGGGCTAAGGAACGGGACATCATTCTTGAGCTCCATAAGACAGAAAGCGCTCTGCTGCTTAAATCGGCGGATGTAGATAAGCTGGAACAGGTTTTGACCAATCTGCTGGATAATGCCTTCAGGCATACCCCTGCTGATAAACATATCTCGATCATCACCGGCTCTGCGGTACTTGAAGGGCGCCGCTATCTGGAGATTGCGATCCGGGATGAAGGCGCAGGAATTCATCCGGAGGATTTGCCCTTTATCTTCGAACGTTTCTACAAAGCCGACAAGGCGCGGGTGCGCGGAGAATCCGGAGGCACCGGGCTGGGGCTGGCGATTGTTAAAAATATCGTCGAGTCGCATCACGGGCAGATTTTTGCCACAAGTAAACTTGGCGAAGGCACGACCTTTACGCTAAGACTTCCTGTCGAAAAACAGTAA
- a CDS encoding response regulator transcription factor, with translation MAEHLNRILVVDDEERIRRLLKMYLEKEGYEIDEAEDGEIALRKATANDYGLILLDVMLPGIDGIEVLTRLRGVKSTPVLMLTAKGEEINRVQGFEMGADDYVVKPFSPREVIYRVKAIMRRSSATAFLSKESNSSNNIVFPHLIIEHDAHRVTAGGQEVSLTPKEYELLHYLAISPDKVFSREELLKDVWNYEFFGDLRTVDTHVKRLREKLNKVSPESAAMITTVWGVGYKLEVPK, from the coding sequence ATGGCAGAGCATTTGAATAGAATTCTGGTGGTGGATGACGAAGAACGTATTCGCCGCCTGCTGAAAATGTATCTTGAAAAAGAAGGCTACGAAATTGACGAGGCGGAAGATGGCGAAATCGCTTTGCGCAAAGCAACGGCTAATGATTACGGCCTCATCCTGCTCGATGTTATGCTGCCGGGTATCGACGGGATCGAAGTGCTTACGAGACTCAGAGGCGTCAAATCGACTCCGGTCCTGATGCTGACTGCCAAGGGTGAAGAGATTAACCGGGTGCAGGGCTTTGAAATGGGTGCAGATGACTATGTCGTTAAGCCGTTCAGTCCGCGTGAAGTGATTTACCGGGTAAAGGCGATTATGCGCCGTTCTTCGGCAACAGCGTTTTTATCGAAAGAGAGCAATTCCAGCAACAACATTGTATTCCCTCATCTCATTATTGAGCATGATGCCCACCGCGTAACGGCAGGCGGGCAGGAAGTGAGTCTGACGCCGAAGGAATATGAGCTGCTTCATTATTTGGCAATCTCACCGGACAAAGTTTTCTCCCGTGAAGAACTGCTTAAGGATGTCTGGAATTATGAGTTTTTCGGAGATTTACGTACGGTGGACACGCATGTCAAACGGCTTCGTGAGAAACTGAATAAAGTATCACCGGAATCGGCAGCAATGATCACCACGGTATGGGGAGTAGGCTACAAGCTTGAGGTACCTAAATAG